In Aureibaculum algae, the following are encoded in one genomic region:
- a CDS encoding urocanate hydratase, whose product MNEFHQQILKGIPNQLPNLKTYDSEINHAPKRKAILSDNEKKLALKNALRYFDSKFHATLLPEFKEELETYGRIYMYRFKPEYKMYARPIEAYPGKSLQAKAIMHMIQNNLDNAVAQHPHELITYGGNGAVFQNWGQYLLTMQYLAEMTDEQTLTMYSGHPMGLFPSHKNAPRVVVTNGMMIPNYSKPDDWEKFNALGVTQYGQMTAGSFMYIGPQGIVHGTTITVLNAGRKIAKQGEGLAGKLFVTSGLGGMSGAQPKAGNIAGCITVCAEVNLKAVQTRHSQGWVDEVIDNLDVLVQRVRKAKANKEVISIAYHGNVVAVWEKFDEQNLYIDLGSDQTSLHNPWAGGYYPVGLSFEEAVELMVKDPATFKEKVQESLRRQADAINKHTAKGTYFFDYGNAFLLEASRAGADVMATNGIDFKYKSYVQDIMGPMCFDYGFGPFRWVCVSGKSEDLEKTDAIACAVLEEMMQHSPAEIQQQMADNVKWIKGAQENKLVVGSQARILYADAEGRIKIAKAFNHAIAAGEIGPVVLGRDHHDVSGTDSPFRETSNIYDGSKFTADMAIQNVIGDSFRGATWVSIHNGGGVGWGEVVNGGFGMVIDGSKEAEQRLQAMLFWDVNNGIARRSWARNKEAIFAIKRAMEVEPNLKVTLPNIVDDKLLG is encoded by the coding sequence ATGAACGAATTTCATCAACAAATTTTAAAAGGTATTCCAAACCAACTTCCCAATCTTAAAACGTATGATTCGGAAATTAACCATGCTCCTAAACGAAAAGCCATTTTATCAGATAATGAAAAAAAGTTAGCTCTTAAAAATGCACTTCGTTATTTTGATTCTAAATTTCATGCCACATTACTACCTGAATTTAAAGAAGAATTAGAAACTTATGGTAGAATTTATATGTATCGGTTTAAGCCCGAGTATAAAATGTATGCCAGACCGATAGAAGCCTATCCTGGAAAATCATTACAAGCCAAAGCCATAATGCATATGATTCAAAATAATTTGGACAATGCCGTGGCACAACATCCACATGAATTGATCACCTATGGAGGTAATGGAGCGGTGTTTCAAAATTGGGGTCAATATTTACTTACCATGCAGTATTTGGCTGAAATGACTGATGAGCAAACCTTAACGATGTATTCAGGTCATCCGATGGGATTGTTTCCTTCGCATAAAAATGCACCAAGAGTTGTGGTTACTAACGGTATGATGATTCCTAATTATTCCAAACCAGATGATTGGGAAAAATTTAATGCCTTAGGTGTAACCCAATATGGGCAAATGACAGCAGGTAGTTTTATGTATATCGGTCCTCAAGGAATTGTACATGGTACTACGATTACGGTTTTAAATGCAGGGCGAAAAATTGCCAAACAAGGTGAAGGGTTAGCCGGAAAATTGTTTGTGACTTCTGGGCTTGGCGGTATGAGTGGTGCTCAACCCAAAGCGGGGAATATTGCAGGCTGTATTACGGTATGTGCAGAGGTTAATTTAAAGGCGGTTCAGACACGGCATTCACAAGGTTGGGTAGATGAGGTTATTGATAATTTAGATGTGTTGGTGCAGCGTGTTCGTAAAGCGAAAGCAAATAAAGAAGTCATCTCTATTGCCTATCATGGAAATGTGGTTGCCGTTTGGGAAAAGTTTGATGAACAAAATCTATATATCGATTTAGGTTCTGACCAAACCTCATTACATAATCCTTGGGCAGGAGGTTATTATCCTGTGGGATTATCATTTGAAGAGGCTGTTGAATTAATGGTGAAAGACCCCGCTACTTTTAAAGAAAAAGTACAAGAAAGTTTACGACGTCAAGCCGATGCTATAAATAAGCATACAGCAAAAGGTACTTATTTTTTCGATTATGGTAATGCATTTCTGTTAGAAGCATCACGAGCTGGAGCTGATGTAATGGCAACAAACGGAATTGATTTTAAATACAAGAGTTACGTACAAGATATTATGGGACCTATGTGTTTCGATTACGGTTTTGGTCCTTTTCGATGGGTTTGTGTATCTGGCAAGTCTGAAGATTTAGAAAAAACAGACGCTATTGCTTGTGCTGTGTTGGAAGAAATGATGCAGCATTCGCCTGCTGAAATACAACAGCAAATGGCTGATAATGTGAAATGGATAAAAGGAGCACAAGAAAATAAATTGGTGGTAGGTTCGCAAGCAAGAATCTTATATGCAGATGCTGAAGGTCGTATCAAAATAGCCAAGGCCTTTAACCATGCAATTGCTGCTGGTGAAATTGGTCCCGTTGTTTTAGGAAGAGATCATCATGATGTTTCTGGTACAGACTCTCCATTTAGAGAGACCTCAAATATATACGACGGATCAAAGTTTACTGCAGATATGGCCATACAAAATGTAATTGGAGATAGCTTTAGAGGGGCCACTTGGGTGTCTATACATAACGGTGGTGGCGTAGGATGGGGAGAGGTTGTTAATGGTGGTTTCGGCATGGTTATTGATGGTAGTAAAGAAGCTGAACAACGTTTGCAAGCCATGCTATTTTGGGATGTAAATAACGGTATTGCAAGACGAAGTTGGGCGAGAAATAAAGAAGCTATATTTGCGATAAAGCGAGCAATGGAAGTAGAACCCAATTTAAAAGTTACGCTTCCTAATATAGTGGATGATAAATTATTAGGTTAA
- a CDS encoding DUF5522 domain-containing protein — MFNNLPKLEPEDYYLTDKGYKVFTEKYHLKRGYCCKSGCRHCPYGYDKKTDSFDN; from the coding sequence ATGTTTAATAATTTACCAAAATTAGAACCTGAGGATTATTATCTCACGGATAAAGGATACAAAGTGTTTACAGAGAAATACCATTTAAAACGTGGATATTGCTGTAAAAGCGGATGTAGACATTGTCCGTATGGTTATGATAAAAAAACAGATTCTTTTGATAATTAG
- a CDS encoding 1-aminocyclopropane-1-carboxylate deaminase/D-cysteine desulfhydrase, with amino-acid sequence MDFNVNSRNQSVHFPLLEDIELVIKREDEIHPDISGNKYRKLKYNLIAAREQGFDTLVTFGGAYSNHIAATAAVGLKFGFKTIGIIRGEEIVDKIEGNATLAFAQKCGMQFKFITRSLYREKENDTFLSTLKDELGNYYLIPEGGTNSLAIKGCEEILTKEDKSFDYICTSVGTGGTISGIINSTEPHQKVIGFSSLKGDFLKDEIAKWTTKNNWELNTDFHFGGYAKINNELISFINNFKLVTDVPLDPIYTGKMLYGIVDMAKNKVFKKGSKILAIHTGGLQGIAGMNNILKQKNYLQLI; translated from the coding sequence ATGGATTTTAACGTAAACAGCAGAAACCAATCGGTGCATTTTCCTTTACTTGAGGATATTGAACTTGTTATTAAACGAGAAGATGAAATCCATCCTGACATTTCAGGTAATAAATACAGAAAATTGAAGTATAATTTAATTGCTGCCAGAGAGCAAGGCTTTGACACCTTAGTCACTTTTGGTGGTGCCTATTCTAACCATATTGCAGCAACTGCTGCTGTAGGATTAAAATTCGGGTTTAAGACTATCGGTATTATTAGAGGTGAAGAAATAGTTGATAAAATTGAAGGAAATGCAACCTTGGCTTTTGCTCAAAAATGCGGAATGCAGTTTAAGTTTATCACTAGAAGTTTATATCGTGAAAAGGAAAATGATACCTTTTTAAGTACTTTAAAAGATGAATTGGGCAACTACTATTTAATACCTGAAGGAGGCACAAATAGCTTAGCCATAAAAGGATGTGAAGAAATTTTAACAAAAGAAGACAAAAGCTTTGATTATATTTGCACATCTGTTGGAACAGGTGGCACTATTTCTGGTATTATAAATAGTACAGAACCCCATCAGAAAGTGATAGGGTTTTCATCACTTAAAGGTGACTTTTTAAAAGATGAAATTGCCAAATGGACAACGAAGAACAATTGGGAATTAAATACCGACTTTCATTTTGGCGGTTACGCTAAAATAAATAATGAGCTTATTTCGTTTATAAATAATTTTAAGCTTGTAACTGACGTTCCCTTAGACCCTATTTACACTGGAAAAATGCTTTACGGCATTGTAGATATGGCTAAAAATAAAGTATTTAAAAAAGGAAGTAAAATACTTGCAATTCATACTGGCGGTTTACAAGGAATAGCAGGAATGAATAACATATTAAAACAAAAGAATTATTTGCAATTAATTTAA
- a CDS encoding glucosaminidase domain-containing protein, which produces MKYLNIVLSIIILSVFASCGSHKRTTSQKIIDQRQPNKVVKKTVTPVKLQKIDEADVIHADLMRRKPNLNENTLAYIDEYNDIAILEMIAYKIPASITLAQGILESNSGKSRLSVKGNNHFGIKCHTWDGKRMYHDDDARQECFRKYEHPLTSFRDHSLFLFDRKRYAGLFELRKKDYKGWSKGLRKAGYATDPKYPAKLITLIETYELDKYDDFDESFLYNGKVIKKTKDDVTSKYIIVSKGDTLYSLAKNNNLTVDKLKWLNGLKNNELAVGQKIFVE; this is translated from the coding sequence ATGAAGTATCTAAATATAGTTTTAAGTATTATTATTTTAAGTGTTTTTGCCAGTTGTGGCTCACACAAAAGAACAACTTCACAAAAAATAATAGATCAACGACAACCAAATAAAGTCGTAAAAAAGACGGTAACACCTGTAAAACTTCAAAAAATAGATGAAGCTGATGTAATTCATGCTGATCTAATGAGACGTAAGCCTAATTTGAATGAAAACACATTGGCGTATATTGATGAATATAATGATATTGCCATCTTAGAAATGATAGCGTATAAAATACCTGCTAGTATTACATTGGCACAAGGTATATTAGAATCTAACAGCGGTAAGAGTAGACTTTCAGTAAAAGGTAACAATCATTTTGGTATAAAGTGTCATACTTGGGATGGTAAACGCATGTATCATGATGATGACGCTCGTCAAGAATGTTTTAGAAAATACGAACATCCATTAACCTCTTTTAGAGATCATTCTTTATTTTTATTTGATAGAAAACGTTATGCTGGATTGTTTGAGCTTCGTAAAAAAGATTATAAAGGTTGGTCTAAAGGTTTGAGAAAAGCGGGTTATGCAACAGACCCTAAATATCCGGCAAAGTTAATTACACTTATAGAAACTTATGAATTAGATAAGTATGACGACTTTGATGAAAGCTTTCTGTACAATGGTAAAGTAATTAAAAAAACAAAAGATGATGTAACTTCTAAATACATCATTGTATCTAAGGGAGACACCTTGTATTCTTTAGCTAAAAATAACAACTTAACCGTTGATAAATTAAAGTGGCTAAACGGTCTTAAGAATAATGAACTGGCTGTAGGTCAGAAAATTTTTGTTGAATAA
- a CDS encoding lysoplasmalogenase encodes MTTTKNNTKVTIITALFVIVSLCDMVGVVFNIELLRSVFKPLLMLTLLMLYLVSTKQVNGWYIGALVFSFFGDVLLLFEGELYFMLGLISFLIAHIIYIKIVLGWINSSNLKTILIATVPFLIVFFALINLLKNSLNELFVPVVVYGVTISVMGIVSLLFYLHRKSIASKYMFIGACLFIISDSVLAINKFYTTNNIFPIIIMLTYLTAQYLILRAVLTHEKE; translated from the coding sequence ATGACTACAACCAAAAACAATACTAAAGTTACTATTATTACAGCTCTTTTTGTAATAGTTTCACTTTGTGATATGGTAGGTGTTGTTTTCAATATAGAACTACTGCGAAGTGTTTTTAAACCCTTGTTAATGTTAACACTATTGATGCTCTATTTGGTGTCAACGAAGCAGGTTAATGGCTGGTATATCGGTGCTTTAGTGTTTTCGTTTTTTGGTGATGTATTATTGTTATTTGAAGGCGAACTCTATTTTATGTTAGGTTTAATTTCCTTTTTAATAGCACATATCATATATATTAAAATAGTATTGGGTTGGATTAATAGCTCTAATTTAAAAACTATACTCATAGCAACGGTACCCTTTTTAATAGTGTTTTTTGCACTTATCAATTTATTGAAAAATAGCTTAAATGAATTGTTCGTTCCTGTGGTGGTTTATGGTGTTACCATTTCTGTGATGGGCATTGTTTCCTTATTATTTTACTTACATAGAAAAAGTATTGCTTCGAAATATATGTTTATAGGTGCTTGTCTTTTTATTATTTCCGATTCTGTGTTGGCAATAAATAAATTTTATACTACAAATAATATATTCCCCATCATTATTATGCTCACCTATTTAACGGCTCAATATTTAATTTTAAGAGCTGTACTTACCCACGAAAAAGAATAG
- the ligA gene encoding NAD-dependent DNA ligase LigA, whose amino-acid sequence MSSIQEQLIQLREELREHNYNYYVLDNATISDYDFDMKLKTLQDLEAKHPEFFDASSPTQRVGGEVTKNFETIAHKNRMYSLSNSYSKEDLLDWEKRVQKILGTEAVEYTCELKYDGASINLTYEKGQLIKAVTRGDGFQGDNVTANIKTIRSIPLQLKTDFVTDFEIRGEIILPLEGFSKMNEARVEAGDDPYMNPRNTASGSLKLQDSAEVAKRPLDCLLYHVVAERLPFKTHYEALENAKKAGFKIPDTIKVAKSIDEILDYINLWDTQRFKLPYETDGVVIKVNSLHQQDELGYTAKAPRWAIAYKFKAEQKSTVLNSISYQVGRTGAITPVANLEPVELAGTIVKRASLHNADQIEKLDIRVNDTVFVEKGGEIIPKVVGVDLTKRPADSQPTVYATHCPECNTELVRTEGDAKHYCPNEYGCPTQIAGRIQHFISRKAMDIEGLGGETVALLAKENLISNYADLYELKTEQIIPLERMAEKSAENMIKGIEKSKEIPFERVLFALGIRFVGETVAKKLAKYFKNIDSLLNASFEELIAVDEIGDRIAQSIIDFSNNPLNIDLVNRLKSYGVQMELSAKALENQTDELQGKIFVVSGVFTKMSRNELKKSIEDNGGKVSSSISKKTNYIIAGDNMGPSKRTKAEDLGIPIISEDDYIAMI is encoded by the coding sequence ATGTCTTCAATTCAAGAACAACTTATACAACTCCGAGAAGAATTACGTGAACATAATTATAACTATTATGTGTTGGATAATGCCACCATTTCTGATTATGATTTTGATATGAAGCTCAAGACATTGCAAGACTTGGAGGCAAAGCATCCTGAGTTTTTTGATGCCAGCTCACCTACGCAGCGTGTAGGTGGTGAGGTTACTAAGAATTTTGAAACGATTGCTCATAAGAATAGAATGTATTCTTTAAGTAATAGTTATTCTAAAGAAGACTTATTGGATTGGGAAAAACGCGTTCAAAAAATATTAGGAACTGAGGCGGTTGAATATACTTGTGAGCTTAAATATGATGGAGCATCTATAAATTTAACCTATGAGAAAGGACAATTAATAAAAGCCGTAACTAGAGGTGATGGATTTCAAGGAGATAATGTTACTGCAAACATTAAAACCATACGCTCAATTCCGTTGCAATTAAAAACTGATTTTGTAACTGATTTTGAGATTAGAGGTGAAATTATTTTACCGCTAGAGGGTTTTTCGAAAATGAATGAGGCTAGGGTAGAAGCCGGTGATGATCCTTATATGAACCCAAGAAACACGGCCAGTGGTAGTTTAAAGCTACAAGATAGTGCCGAGGTAGCTAAACGACCATTAGATTGCTTGCTATATCATGTGGTGGCTGAAAGATTACCCTTTAAAACCCATTATGAAGCCTTAGAAAATGCTAAAAAAGCGGGCTTTAAAATTCCAGATACTATAAAAGTAGCGAAGTCTATAGATGAAATATTGGACTATATAAATTTATGGGATACGCAGCGTTTTAAGTTGCCTTATGAAACCGATGGTGTGGTAATAAAAGTAAACTCGTTACATCAGCAAGATGAATTAGGGTATACGGCAAAAGCACCACGTTGGGCAATAGCCTATAAGTTTAAAGCGGAGCAAAAAAGTACCGTTTTAAATAGTATTTCTTATCAAGTTGGTAGAACTGGAGCCATAACACCGGTTGCTAATTTAGAACCGGTTGAGTTAGCAGGTACCATCGTAAAACGTGCTTCGTTGCATAATGCTGACCAAATTGAAAAACTAGATATACGTGTTAATGATACTGTGTTTGTAGAAAAAGGCGGTGAAATTATTCCTAAAGTAGTTGGGGTAGATTTAACAAAAAGACCCGCAGATTCTCAACCTACAGTTTATGCTACACATTGTCCGGAATGCAATACGGAGTTAGTAAGAACTGAAGGAGACGCCAAACACTATTGCCCTAATGAATATGGTTGTCCGACACAAATTGCAGGTAGAATTCAACATTTTATCAGTAGAAAAGCCATGGATATTGAAGGCTTGGGTGGAGAAACGGTTGCCTTATTGGCTAAGGAGAACTTAATTTCAAATTATGCAGACTTGTATGAGTTAAAAACGGAACAAATTATTCCGTTAGAAAGAATGGCTGAAAAATCTGCTGAAAACATGATTAAAGGAATTGAAAAATCAAAAGAAATTCCATTTGAACGTGTTCTATTTGCTTTAGGAATTCGATTTGTGGGTGAAACAGTTGCTAAAAAATTGGCTAAATATTTTAAGAACATTGATAGTTTACTCAACGCAAGTTTTGAAGAATTAATAGCCGTTGATGAAATAGGAGACAGAATAGCTCAAAGTATTATTGATTTTTCAAACAACCCTCTTAATATTGACTTGGTAAATAGATTAAAAAGCTATGGTGTGCAAATGGAACTATCCGCCAAGGCGTTGGAAAATCAGACAGATGAATTGCAAGGAAAGATTTTTGTAGTGTCAGGTGTTTTTACAAAAATGAGTAGAAACGAACTTAAAAAATCAATTGAAGATAATGGTGGTAAAGTATCAAGCTCCATTTCTAAAAAGACCAATTATATTATTGCAGGTGATAACATGGGGCCAAGTAAACGTACCAAAGCGGAAGATTTAGGTATTCCTATTATTTCAGAAGATGATTATATAGCGATGATATAA
- the sqr gene encoding type III sulfide quinone reductase, selenoprotein subtype has product MKKLLILGAGTAGTMMANHLRPKLRSNEWDVTIVDQYKTHYYQPGFLFLPFDTYTESQVKKVGKKLIHKKVNYIQKKIEKIIPNENKVQLEDETINYDVLIIATGSKIAPQETQGLLGPLWKKDIFDFYTYEGALALRNKLRDWKGGKLVVHITEMPIKCPVAPLEFAFLADSYFRKKGMRDKVDITYVTPLSGAFTKPTCSTALAYLLKEKDIHLEPDFSIMEVDNNQKAIVDYEEREIPFDLLVTVPTNMGDELIERSGLGDDLNFIPTDHNTLQSKAHENIFVIGDATDVPASKAGSVAHFQAETLTDNILLYIDGYKLKKEFDGHANCFIETGNNKALLIDFNYKTEPVHGTFPFAKIGPLRLLKESVFNHWGKLAFRWIYWNMLLKGIAIPFVSRNMSFKGKVFDIKSK; this is encoded by the coding sequence ATGAAAAAGCTATTAATATTAGGAGCAGGAACAGCAGGAACAATGATGGCAAATCATTTAAGGCCAAAACTACGTAGTAATGAATGGGATGTTACTATTGTAGATCAATATAAAACACATTATTATCAACCTGGTTTTTTATTTCTTCCTTTTGACACCTATACCGAAAGTCAAGTAAAAAAAGTTGGAAAAAAATTAATTCATAAGAAAGTAAATTATATCCAGAAAAAAATTGAGAAGATAATTCCCAACGAAAACAAAGTCCAATTAGAAGATGAAACCATAAATTATGATGTACTCATAATTGCAACTGGTTCAAAAATTGCACCTCAAGAAACTCAAGGTCTATTAGGACCATTATGGAAAAAAGACATTTTTGATTTTTACACTTATGAAGGTGCGTTGGCTTTACGAAACAAACTAAGAGATTGGAAAGGCGGAAAATTAGTAGTTCACATTACTGAAATGCCTATAAAATGTCCCGTTGCTCCACTCGAATTTGCTTTTTTAGCTGATTCTTATTTCCGTAAAAAAGGTATGCGAGACAAAGTAGATATTACCTATGTAACGCCACTTTCAGGGGCATTTACAAAACCCACTTGTTCTACCGCATTGGCGTACCTTTTAAAAGAGAAAGATATTCATCTCGAACCTGATTTTTCTATCATGGAAGTAGATAATAACCAAAAAGCAATTGTAGATTATGAAGAAAGAGAAATTCCTTTTGATTTACTTGTAACCGTACCTACCAATATGGGTGATGAACTTATAGAAAGGTCGGGTTTAGGTGATGATTTGAATTTTATACCCACAGATCATAACACCTTACAATCAAAAGCACATGAAAATATTTTTGTAATTGGAGATGCCACTGATGTTCCAGCCTCTAAGGCAGGTTCTGTAGCACATTTTCAGGCAGAGACATTGACAGATAATATCCTTCTCTATATAGATGGTTATAAACTTAAAAAAGAATTTGATGGACATGCCAATTGTTTTATTGAAACAGGAAATAACAAAGCATTGCTAATTGATTTTAATTACAAAACAGAACCCGTACATGGTACATTCCCTTTTGCCAAAATAGGCCCATTACGATTATTGAAAGAAAGTGTATTTAACCATTGGGGAAAATTAGCTTTTCGATGGATTTATTGGAACATGTTATTAAAAGGTATTGCCATTCCTTTTGTCTCAAGAAATATGAGCTTTAAAGGAAAAGTATTTGACATAAAATCGAAATAA
- a CDS encoding TusE/DsrC/DsvC family sulfur relay protein, translated as MEAKTIAGMQVNVNEEGYLEDMNQWNENIATEIADEIGIELTDKHFEVLHYLRNQNKEGVALTIRRVGKSGIVDIKGLYTLFPKGPLKFSSKIAGIPKPTSCI; from the coding sequence ATGGAAGCAAAAACAATAGCAGGTATGCAAGTAAACGTAAACGAAGAAGGATACCTAGAAGATATGAATCAATGGAATGAAAATATTGCAACAGAAATTGCAGATGAAATAGGTATTGAATTAACTGATAAACATTTTGAAGTGCTACATTATTTACGCAATCAAAATAAAGAAGGTGTGGCTCTTACTATCAGAAGAGTAGGTAAATCTGGCATCGTAGATATTAAAGGATTGTATACATTATTTCCAAAAGGACCTTTAAAATTTTCATCTAAAATTGCTGGAATACCAAAACCAACAAGTTGTATATAG
- a CDS encoding DsrE/DsrF/DrsH-like family protein: METKKIDNKTEIKEKKPLEKVCLICAKGSLEDVYATLIMANGAVMEGIETNVFFTFFGLDGITKKSMNTLHTATTGNPSMRMPGGLPFPTMLGGLPGVETAVSGMMRKQMEALDMPPVDEFLEMITAGGGRIFACKLAVDMFKITKEDMSEEVEDIITIGQFYELCDGDRTQIIFT, encoded by the coding sequence ATGGAAACAAAAAAAATAGATAATAAAACCGAGATAAAAGAGAAGAAGCCTTTAGAAAAAGTATGTCTTATTTGTGCAAAAGGTAGTTTAGAAGATGTTTATGCTACTTTAATAATGGCAAATGGTGCCGTTATGGAAGGTATAGAAACCAATGTATTTTTCACCTTTTTCGGATTGGATGGTATCACTAAAAAATCGATGAATACATTGCATACAGCAACGACAGGAAACCCTTCGATGAGAATGCCAGGAGGTCTTCCTTTCCCAACTATGCTTGGCGGATTACCAGGAGTAGAAACAGCAGTTTCGGGTATGATGCGAAAACAAATGGAAGCGTTAGACATGCCACCTGTAGATGAATTTCTAGAAATGATAACCGCTGGTGGTGGTAGAATATTTGCTTGTAAATTAGCCGTTGACATGTTTAAAATAACCAAAGAAGATATGTCTGAAGAAGTAGAAGATATCATTACCATAGGTCAGTTTTATGAACTTTGCGATGGTGACAGAACTCAAATAATATTTACCTAG